The following coding sequences are from one Lujinxingia vulgaris window:
- the istA gene encoding IS21 family transposase — MQDLHQKYPFVARFQGGNEMMTPDDVAAMVRLHMLGWGSRRIARELKISRNTVKRYLREGGYVAYKKPARKRTLQELEGWLRERFLLHKGNADVVRQELESKHDISVSLRTVQRAVAPFRQELVAEAKATVRFETPPGKQLQVDFGTIKVEVGGEPKSVQLCVLTLGYSRRTFVQAFGCQRLSQWLEAIESSFHHFGGVPQELLIDNASPLVKIHDVAQGRVEFTRGLEDFCRHWGVRPRACAPYRARTKGKDERMVQYVKRNAIAGRSFESWSALEAHLQWWMREVADKRIHDTVKERPIDRFEREEKQALRPPGEHPRYTARRELRRRVKSDATVEVDTNHYSVPWRHLGRTVEVIVTDEEVRLYLNNEPLATHRRGRGRDARIIEPGHLDGVVRGRQDLIDRALANTPAEPAPEREQRRYALLRPLSDYEAVVGGER, encoded by the coding sequence ATGCAGGACCTACACCAGAAGTACCCTTTCGTTGCCCGGTTCCAAGGAGGCAACGAGATGATGACGCCCGACGATGTCGCCGCGATGGTGCGGCTCCACATGCTCGGATGGGGCAGCCGACGTATTGCCCGCGAGCTCAAGATCAGTCGTAATACGGTGAAGAGGTACCTTCGTGAGGGGGGCTATGTGGCTTACAAGAAGCCCGCGCGTAAGCGCACGCTCCAGGAATTGGAGGGGTGGCTCAGGGAGCGCTTTTTGCTCCATAAGGGAAACGCCGATGTGGTGCGCCAGGAGCTGGAGAGCAAGCACGACATCTCGGTCAGCCTGCGCACGGTGCAGCGCGCGGTGGCACCCTTTCGCCAGGAGCTGGTGGCGGAGGCAAAAGCCACGGTTCGCTTTGAGACCCCGCCTGGAAAGCAGCTTCAGGTCGACTTTGGCACGATCAAAGTCGAGGTCGGTGGCGAGCCAAAGAGCGTTCAGCTCTGTGTGCTGACGCTGGGCTATAGCCGTCGCACCTTCGTGCAGGCGTTTGGCTGTCAGCGCCTTTCTCAGTGGTTGGAGGCTATTGAGTCCTCGTTTCACCACTTCGGAGGTGTCCCCCAGGAGCTTCTGATCGACAACGCCTCGCCGCTGGTCAAGATCCACGACGTGGCTCAGGGGCGTGTGGAGTTTACCCGGGGACTGGAGGATTTTTGCCGTCACTGGGGAGTGCGCCCGAGGGCCTGCGCGCCTTACCGGGCACGAACCAAAGGCAAAGACGAGCGGATGGTGCAGTATGTTAAACGAAACGCCATCGCCGGCCGCTCCTTTGAATCCTGGTCTGCGCTGGAGGCCCACCTTCAGTGGTGGATGCGGGAAGTTGCTGACAAGCGCATCCACGACACCGTCAAGGAGCGTCCTATCGACCGCTTTGAGCGCGAGGAGAAACAGGCCCTGCGCCCCCCCGGCGAACACCCTCGTTACACCGCCCGGCGCGAGCTTCGCAGGCGAGTCAAGTCAGATGCGACGGTGGAGGTGGACACCAACCATTACAGCGTGCCCTGGCGCCATCTGGGGCGCACCGTGGAGGTGATCGTCACCGATGAGGAGGTCCGGCTCTACCTCAACAACGAGCCGCTCGCCACGCATCGGCGGGGCCGGGGCCGAGATGCGCGCATCATCGAGCCCGGCCATCTCGACGGCGTGGTCCGAGGGCGTCAGGATCTCATCGATCGCGCCCTCGCCAACACCCCGGCCGAGCCCGCACCGGAGCGTGAGCAGCGGCGTTATGCCCTGCTTCGCCCTTTGAGTGACTACGAAGCCGTGGTGGGAGGTGAGCGATGA
- a CDS encoding FAD binding domain-containing protein, translated as MTTHVEFWLNDRRVITDVPDGMLVLDYLRKDRLLTGTKEGCKEGDCGACSILIGEVVEGVMRYQPVTSCLTPVGEMHGKHVVSIEGLNLPGKLNPVQQAMVDRVGSQCGFCTPGFIVSMCWYMMAARETPTLEGFQRAFSGNLCRCTGYAAINRASLDLVENFGPGGQWESIWQADDRLGALMEAGLLPGYFAEMPKRLEAIGDLEEVPRDDADVIDFFVAGGTDLYVQKGELLPRAQVKILNRHPEMKGIRKEGDTLHIGALTTFEEFGASEDVVAFIPQIQDYLHLIASLPLRNRATIAGNIINASPIGDMTAIMLALDTTLVFARGETTREVELKRFYKGYKTFDKHPAEVMTEMVLKVPAAGTGVYFEKVSKRRCLDIATVNSAAKLRISDEGVVEEASLTLGGVAATPLWLEKTGEFLNGEVLTDALWREALRIAHTEMSPISDVRGSADYKRLLATQLLTAHVVKAAPERVSLDAMLAI; from the coding sequence ATGACCACCCACGTTGAATTCTGGCTTAACGACCGACGCGTCATCACCGACGTCCCCGACGGGATGCTGGTGTTGGACTACCTGCGCAAAGACCGCCTGCTGACGGGCACCAAAGAGGGGTGCAAGGAAGGCGACTGCGGGGCCTGCTCCATTCTGATTGGCGAGGTGGTCGAGGGGGTGATGCGCTACCAGCCGGTCACGAGCTGCCTGACACCGGTCGGTGAGATGCATGGGAAGCATGTGGTGTCGATCGAGGGGTTGAACCTTCCGGGCAAGCTGAATCCCGTGCAGCAGGCGATGGTCGATCGCGTGGGTTCGCAGTGCGGGTTCTGCACCCCGGGCTTCATCGTCTCGATGTGCTGGTACATGATGGCCGCGCGCGAGACGCCGACCCTGGAGGGTTTTCAGCGCGCGTTCAGCGGCAACCTCTGCCGGTGCACGGGTTATGCGGCGATCAACCGCGCGAGCCTCGACCTGGTCGAGAACTTCGGGCCGGGCGGCCAGTGGGAGTCGATCTGGCAGGCCGACGATCGCCTGGGCGCGCTGATGGAAGCGGGACTTCTGCCCGGCTATTTTGCCGAGATGCCAAAGCGTCTGGAGGCCATTGGCGATCTGGAGGAGGTGCCCCGCGACGACGCCGACGTCATCGACTTCTTCGTGGCCGGCGGCACGGACCTTTATGTGCAGAAGGGCGAGTTGCTGCCGCGGGCGCAGGTCAAGATTCTGAACCGGCATCCGGAGATGAAGGGGATTCGCAAAGAGGGTGACACGCTGCATATCGGCGCGCTCACCACTTTTGAGGAGTTCGGCGCGTCGGAAGATGTCGTGGCGTTCATTCCGCAGATTCAGGACTATCTGCACCTGATCGCCTCGTTGCCTCTGCGCAACCGGGCGACGATCGCCGGCAATATCATCAACGCGTCGCCCATTGGCGATATGACGGCGATCATGCTCGCGCTGGACACCACGCTCGTCTTCGCCCGCGGTGAGACGACGCGCGAGGTGGAGCTCAAGCGTTTTTATAAAGGTTATAAAACCTTCGATAAGCATCCGGCGGAGGTGATGACCGAGATGGTCCTGAAGGTCCCGGCCGCGGGCACGGGCGTCTATTTTGAAAAAGTCTCCAAGCGCCGCTGCCTGGACATCGCCACGGTCAACAGCGCCGCAAAACTGCGCATCTCCGACGAGGGTGTGGTGGAGGAGGCCAGCCTCACGCTGGGCGGCGTGGCCGCAACCCCGCTCTGGCTGGAGAAGACTGGCGAATTCTTGAACGGTGAAGTGCTCACCGACGCGCTCTGGCGCGAGGCGTTGCGCATCGCCCACACCGAGATGTCACCCATCTCCGATGTGCGCGGGAGCGCCGATTACAAACGCCTGCTCGCCACGCAGCTTCTGACGGCCCACGTGGTCAAGGCCGCGCCCGAGCGCGTGAGCCTCGACGCCATGCTGGCCATCTGA
- a CDS encoding molybdopterin cofactor-binding domain-containing protein — protein sequence MTEKHLDAELHTRGTSLYVDDVAPPAGMLHAAIYGSPVAHGRVKALHLDKARRAPGVVAIYTGEDVPGENQIGPVLLDEPLLATDLVEYHGHPMAMVVAETSEDARHALTLIEAEIEPLKVITCPRVAHEAGHILGTPRTFAMGDTAAAFADCDIVVEGRSDVGGQEHLYLETQRARAVPTEGDRIRVYSSTQSPYAVQKACAKVLGLPTHRVEVDVIRLGGGFGGKEDQATAWACLAALACQITGRPTQLVLHRLDDLRMTGKRHPYSADYKIGLSKEGKILAFEVKHFQNAGAKTDLSLAVLERTLFHSTNSYFIPNVRAYAASCRTNLPPNTAFRGFGGPQGMFVIESAIAHAAEVMGVDRSELQKKNLIQEGQSFPYGQQAERARAQRTWDEAEEGFDVAAWQKDIDAYNAKHSATKKGLAAMPICFGISFTATFLNQASALMHVYTDGSVSLSTGGVEMGQGLSSKLVRIAAQALRISPHRIKVETTNTTRIANMSPSAASATTDLNGSATILAAEELRRRFRELLARELGVQDPENFTFEDEKVFYCDEPTEWTWEKLVAHAYLSRVSLSAHAFFATPNVWFDKQKETGRPFAYHVFGTAWTEVTIDTLRGTYHIDRVRLVHDLGRTLNENVDLGQIEGGLAQGIGWMTLEELAFAEDGRLTSHALSTYKAPDGDALPDEIDVRLLEDADNPVGPFGSKAVGEPPLMYGIGTFFALRAALRAAAPEADLAFNAPMTPEKVMMQLHHSRLRKLWETPPTSTAAPAAAGE from the coding sequence ATGACCGAAAAACACCTCGACGCTGAGCTTCATACCCGCGGGACCTCCCTCTACGTCGACGACGTGGCGCCGCCGGCTGGCATGCTACACGCCGCCATCTACGGCTCACCGGTTGCCCACGGTCGCGTCAAAGCGCTGCACCTGGATAAGGCCCGACGTGCACCGGGCGTGGTGGCGATTTACACTGGCGAGGACGTGCCCGGCGAAAACCAGATCGGTCCGGTGCTTCTGGATGAGCCGCTGCTCGCCACGGATCTGGTCGAGTACCACGGCCACCCCATGGCGATGGTCGTGGCCGAGACCTCGGAAGACGCGCGCCATGCGCTCACGCTGATCGAGGCGGAGATCGAGCCGCTCAAGGTCATCACCTGCCCGCGCGTGGCGCATGAGGCCGGCCATATCCTGGGCACCCCGCGCACCTTTGCGATGGGAGATACCGCTGCGGCCTTTGCCGACTGCGACATCGTGGTGGAAGGCCGCAGCGACGTGGGCGGCCAGGAGCACCTCTACCTTGAGACGCAGCGCGCCCGCGCCGTGCCCACCGAGGGCGACCGCATCCGCGTGTATTCGTCGACGCAGAGCCCCTACGCCGTGCAGAAAGCCTGCGCGAAGGTCCTGGGGCTTCCCACCCACCGCGTGGAAGTCGACGTGATTCGCCTGGGCGGCGGCTTTGGCGGCAAAGAAGACCAGGCCACCGCCTGGGCGTGTCTTGCCGCGCTGGCCTGCCAGATCACCGGTCGCCCCACCCAGCTTGTGCTGCACCGCCTCGACGATCTGCGCATGACCGGCAAGCGCCATCCCTACAGCGCCGACTACAAGATCGGGCTGAGCAAAGAGGGCAAGATTCTGGCCTTTGAGGTCAAACATTTCCAGAACGCCGGCGCCAAAACCGACCTCTCCCTGGCGGTGCTCGAGCGCACGCTCTTTCACTCCACCAACAGCTACTTCATCCCCAACGTGCGAGCCTACGCCGCAAGTTGCCGCACGAACCTGCCGCCGAACACGGCGTTCCGTGGGTTCGGTGGGCCGCAGGGCATGTTTGTGATCGAGAGCGCGATCGCCCACGCCGCCGAGGTGATGGGCGTCGACCGCTCGGAGCTCCAGAAGAAGAACCTCATTCAAGAAGGTCAGAGCTTCCCCTACGGCCAGCAGGCCGAGCGCGCCCGCGCGCAGCGCACCTGGGACGAGGCTGAAGAGGGTTTTGACGTTGCCGCCTGGCAGAAGGACATCGACGCCTACAACGCCAAACACTCCGCCACCAAAAAGGGACTCGCTGCGATGCCCATCTGCTTTGGCATTTCGTTCACGGCGACCTTCCTCAACCAGGCCTCCGCGCTGATGCACGTCTACACCGACGGCAGCGTCAGCCTCTCCACCGGCGGGGTGGAGATGGGCCAGGGTTTGAGCTCCAAACTTGTGCGCATCGCCGCACAGGCACTGCGAATCAGCCCGCATCGCATCAAGGTGGAGACGACCAACACCACCCGCATCGCCAACATGTCGCCCAGCGCCGCCAGCGCCACCACCGACCTCAACGGCAGCGCCACCATCCTGGCGGCCGAGGAGCTTCGCAGGCGATTCCGCGAGCTGCTGGCCCGCGAGCTTGGTGTGCAAGATCCCGAGAACTTCACGTTTGAGGACGAAAAGGTCTTCTACTGCGACGAGCCCACCGAGTGGACCTGGGAGAAACTCGTCGCCCACGCCTACCTCTCGCGCGTCTCGCTCTCGGCGCACGCCTTCTTCGCCACGCCGAATGTCTGGTTCGATAAGCAAAAAGAGACCGGCCGCCCCTTTGCCTACCACGTCTTCGGCACGGCCTGGACCGAAGTCACCATCGACACGCTGCGCGGCACCTACCACATCGACCGGGTGCGCCTGGTGCACGACCTTGGCCGCACGCTCAACGAGAACGTCGACCTGGGGCAGATCGAAGGCGGCCTGGCCCAGGGCATCGGCTGGATGACCCTCGAAGAACTGGCCTTTGCCGAAGACGGCCGCCTGACCTCCCACGCCCTCTCCACCTACAAGGCTCCCGACGGCGACGCGCTGCCCGACGAGATCGACGTGCGACTTCTCGAAGACGCCGACAACCCGGTGGGTCCCTTCGGCTCGAAGGCCGTCGGTGAGCCGCCGTTGATGTACGGCATCGGCACCTTCTTTGCGCTGCGCGCCGCCCTGCGCGCCGCCGCCCCCGAGGCCGATCTGGCCTTCAACGCCCCGATGACCCCGGAAAAAGTCATGATGCAGCTGCACCACAGCCGCCTGCGCAAGCTCTGGGAGACGCCCCCCACCTCCACCGCCGCTCCCGCGGCAGCCGGGGAGTGA
- a CDS encoding XdhC family protein, with protein MLNPTLWRYVLARLEAGQPVHLTHVGWHSRHSPGTTGASLAVAADGATEGTIGGGIMEAELIQRAVALLQGWTPQEGAGLEVRELEHRRKATRGERSGLFCAGQQTNLSYIVAPEQASVVRRILELLQADKPGWIEVGSQGLRLDETTPPELPPIRFERPTSDDVLLRAQLLNWKRIAIIGGGHCGLALSRVMAQLGYAVTIFDTRHDVFTLQQNRWATHTVVVDDYVEAGRRIRQPEWTHVVVMSADVDSDIRGLIGVLRLEEGAGPFPYVGVMGAPAKLARIRSALKEAGVDEDAIGRLYAPIGLPMTSNTPEEIAISVAAEILQERERLFPFTAAPSP; from the coding sequence GTGCTCAACCCCACTCTGTGGCGATACGTGCTCGCGCGTCTGGAGGCCGGCCAGCCCGTGCATCTGACGCATGTGGGATGGCATAGCCGGCACTCCCCGGGGACGACCGGGGCGAGTCTGGCGGTGGCCGCCGACGGAGCGACGGAGGGCACCATCGGGGGCGGCATCATGGAGGCGGAGCTGATCCAGCGGGCTGTGGCGCTGCTGCAAGGCTGGACGCCGCAGGAGGGGGCGGGGCTGGAGGTGCGGGAGCTGGAGCATCGTCGCAAAGCGACGCGTGGGGAGCGCTCCGGGCTTTTTTGCGCCGGCCAGCAGACCAATCTCTCGTACATTGTGGCGCCGGAGCAGGCCTCGGTGGTGCGCCGGATTCTGGAACTTCTGCAGGCGGATAAGCCCGGGTGGATTGAGGTCGGCTCGCAGGGACTTCGCCTCGATGAGACGACACCGCCCGAGCTTCCGCCGATTCGTTTTGAGCGCCCCACTTCCGACGATGTCTTGCTGCGCGCGCAACTTCTGAATTGGAAACGCATCGCCATCATCGGCGGCGGCCACTGCGGGCTGGCGCTCTCCCGGGTGATGGCGCAGCTCGGCTACGCGGTCACCATCTTCGATACGCGCCACGACGTCTTCACCCTGCAGCAAAACCGCTGGGCAACCCACACCGTGGTCGTCGACGACTACGTCGAGGCCGGCCGGCGCATCCGCCAGCCGGAGTGGACGCACGTGGTGGTCATGAGCGCCGACGTCGACTCCGACATCCGCGGGCTTATCGGCGTTTTGCGCCTCGAAGAAGGGGCCGGCCCCTTCCCCTACGTCGGCGTGATGGGCGCGCCGGCCAAACTCGCCAGGATCCGCAGCGCGCTCAAGGAGGCCGGCGTCGACGAAGACGCCATCGGGAGGCTCTACGCCCCCATCGGCCTGCCGATGACCAGCAACACCCCCGAAGAGATCGCCATCAGCGTAGCCGCCGAGATCTTGCAGGAGCGCGAGCGCCTCTTTCCCTTCACCGCCGCGCCCTCCCCTTAA
- a CDS encoding MerR family transcriptional regulator, which translates to MSTEEEATLNIGALSMATGVPVETIRTWERRYGFPRSRRNEAGHRIYDLETIEHLRLITAVLAVGYRPSQLQGRSREELEELLEHSGTDESESAEEQAGDKASRNGGESLRSAESEGWLERWLDAVGQLDRERLEGQMRLDWSRMNALGFVEERVGPFLVALGEGWASGRLSVLHEHFASECVRDFLAAAWRPLSDMARGNKVILATLSGEQHCLGLHMAALIAAVANQRVVFIGANSPVEDIAAAAQQSGAHGIALSMSQYANPAASRAFLETLRELTDPKLDIVVGGSGAPDDVSGVQKLGGFEDYYEFFQTWQRR; encoded by the coding sequence ATGAGCACAGAGGAAGAAGCCACATTAAATATCGGCGCGCTCTCCATGGCGACCGGCGTGCCCGTGGAGACCATCCGCACCTGGGAGCGTCGCTACGGGTTCCCGCGTTCGCGTCGAAACGAGGCCGGCCACCGCATCTACGATCTGGAGACGATCGAGCATCTTCGCCTGATCACCGCGGTGCTGGCCGTAGGTTATCGCCCCTCGCAGCTTCAGGGGCGCAGCCGCGAGGAGCTCGAAGAGCTGCTTGAGCACAGCGGCACCGACGAGAGCGAGTCGGCCGAGGAACAGGCCGGCGATAAGGCCTCTCGAAACGGTGGCGAGTCTCTGCGTTCGGCGGAGAGCGAGGGCTGGCTGGAGCGCTGGCTCGACGCGGTGGGCCAGCTCGACCGCGAGCGCCTTGAAGGGCAGATGCGCCTGGACTGGAGCCGCATGAACGCGCTCGGCTTCGTCGAGGAGCGGGTTGGACCTTTTCTGGTCGCGCTGGGAGAAGGCTGGGCGTCGGGGCGGTTGAGCGTGCTCCATGAGCATTTTGCCAGCGAATGTGTGCGGGACTTTCTGGCGGCGGCCTGGCGCCCGCTCAGCGATATGGCGCGGGGCAATAAGGTGATTCTGGCCACGCTCAGCGGTGAGCAGCATTGCCTGGGGCTGCATATGGCGGCGCTGATCGCGGCGGTGGCCAACCAGCGCGTCGTCTTCATCGGCGCGAACTCCCCGGTGGAAGATATCGCGGCGGCCGCGCAGCAGTCCGGCGCGCACGGCATCGCGCTGAGCATGTCGCAGTACGCCAACCCGGCCGCTTCTCGGGCGTTTTTGGAGACGCTGCGCGAGCTCACCGACCCCAAACTCGACATTGTCGTTGGCGGCAGCGGCGCGCCTGATGATGTCAGCGGGGTGCAGAAGCTGGGTGGCTTTGAAGATTATTACGAGTTCTTCCAGACGTGGCAGCGCCGCTGA
- a CDS encoding glutathione S-transferase family protein, translating into MGIMVDGVWRSDTWVRDNEGHFQRDPTTFHHQVVDEPGARFTPEAGRYHLYVSYACPWAHRTLIARALLGLEEVIDVSVVHPHMLEGGWSFETDFAATTGDRLHGKDFLREIYLLADPDYSGRVTVPVLWDTKENTIVNNESREIIRMFSTVFAPLGTANLDLAPEALRGVIDERIDAIYEPVNNGVYLCGFATTQEAYEEALGELFDALGHWEKYLGEHRYLVGDTFSEADLCMFTTLLRFDPVYYGHFKCNLNHVYELPNLWNYLLELYQMPGVAQTCHIDHIQQHYYYSHDMINPTRVVPKGPALNHLAAHDRDRLVGELAKRG; encoded by the coding sequence ATGGGCATCATGGTTGACGGCGTCTGGCGTAGTGACACCTGGGTTCGCGATAATGAGGGGCATTTTCAGCGCGATCCCACCACCTTCCACCACCAGGTGGTCGACGAGCCCGGCGCGCGATTTACCCCGGAGGCCGGACGCTACCACCTCTACGTCTCGTACGCATGCCCCTGGGCCCACCGCACGCTGATCGCCCGCGCGCTGCTGGGGCTCGAAGAGGTCATCGACGTCTCGGTGGTGCACCCGCATATGCTCGAAGGGGGGTGGAGCTTTGAGACCGACTTTGCGGCCACCACCGGCGACCGCCTCCACGGCAAAGATTTTTTGCGTGAGATCTACCTGCTGGCCGACCCCGACTACTCAGGCCGGGTGACCGTGCCGGTGCTCTGGGACACGAAGGAAAACACGATCGTCAACAACGAGTCCCGCGAGATCATCCGGATGTTCTCGACGGTCTTCGCTCCCCTGGGCACGGCCAACCTCGATCTTGCGCCCGAAGCACTTCGCGGGGTGATCGATGAGCGCATCGACGCGATCTACGAGCCGGTCAACAACGGCGTCTACCTCTGCGGCTTCGCCACCACCCAGGAGGCGTACGAAGAGGCCCTCGGCGAGCTCTTTGATGCGCTGGGTCATTGGGAGAAGTATCTGGGTGAGCACCGTTATCTGGTCGGCGACACCTTCAGCGAGGCCGACCTCTGCATGTTCACCACCCTCCTGCGCTTTGACCCGGTCTACTACGGGCACTTTAAGTGCAACCTCAACCACGTCTATGAGCTGCCCAACCTCTGGAACTACCTGCTGGAGCTCTACCAGATGCCGGGCGTGGCCCAGACCTGCCACATCGACCATATTCAGCAGCACTATTATTACAGCCACGACATGATCAACCCCACCCGGGTCGTGCCTAAAGGCCCGGCGCTCAACCACCTGGCCGCCCACGATCGCGATCGACTGGTCGGGGAGCTTGCAAAGCGGGGCTGA